A portion of the Glycine max cultivar Williams 82 chromosome 10, Glycine_max_v4.0, whole genome shotgun sequence genome contains these proteins:
- the LOC102661485 gene encoding protein LAZY 1 → MKLLGWMHRKFRQNSAEPFKDLIIGGNSCDEEHNYPKASFGNYKHVKQQSHHQKELRKSFDHDEYEEDSAGAMYELFHGFLAIGTLGSEASTTPTFAISLENITEKEDEVTENELKLINDELEKVLVLGEDNDEPSSISCGRSSHGSIITLSGGGGKPAAATLLEGDQSNGNAVCPLQGYLFGSAIELSETTTTVTVAKKEHRTSLGELFQRTKLAEENNNFGPKEADKSAMHLMKKKLKKKMRSSTSTTVDSASADRKLHKILHMFHRKVHPENSTSGAQKCDKYQKKKTMNEGSEEDILMIQPKRAELSKENYTRQYKIQPNPFQFTLGCEEDSSENKEHWIKTDADYLVLEL, encoded by the exons TTACTTGGATGGATGCATAGAAAATTTCGCCAGAATAGCGCTGAACCGTTCAAAGACTTGATCATCG GAGGGAATTCTTGCGATGAGGAGCACAACTATCCGAAAGCAAGCTTTGGGAATTACAAACATGTGAAACAACAaagtcatcatcaaaaagagcTAAGAAAATCATTCGATCATGATGAGTATGAGGAAGATTCAGCGGGAGCTATGTATGAGCTGTTCCATGGGTTCCTGGCAATTGGAACTCTTGGTTCGGAGGCATCAACGACGCCAACGTTTGCCATCTCTTTGGAGAACATAACCGAAAAGGAAGATGAAGTGACCGAGAATGAATTGAAGCTGATAAACGATGAGCTAGAGAAAGTTCTGGTACTGGGAGAGGATAATGACGAGCCATCGTCAATATCATGTGGGAGAAGCAGTCATGGAAGCATAATAACTCTGAGCGGAGGAGGGGGGAAGCCTGCTGCAGCTACGTTGTTGGAAGGAGATCAATCAAATGGAAATGCAGTTTGTCCACTTCAGGGGTATCTGTTTGGATCAGCAATTGAACTGTctgaaacaacaacaacagttaCAGTGGCAAAGAAGGAGCACAGGACTTCACTTGGGGAGCTGTTCCAGAGAACCAAATTGGCAGAGGAAAACAACAACTTTGGCCCAAAGGAAGCAGATAAATCTGCCATGCATCTCATGAAGAAAAAGCTCAAGAAAAAAATGCGAAGCTCCACCTCCACAACTGTTGATTCCGCTTCAGCAGACAGAAAACTGCATAAG ATTCTCCATATGTTTCACAGGAAAGTTCACCCAGAAAATTCAACATCAGGTGCACAAAAGTGTGATAAAtaccaaaagaagaaaacaatgaaTGAGGGATCAGAGGAAGATATATTAATGATACAGCCCAAAAGAGCAGAACTGTCAAAGGAAAATTACACGCGACAGTATAAGATCCAACCGAATCCATTCCAGTTTACACTTGGCTGTGAAGAAGATTCTTCTGAGAATAAGGAACACTGGATCAAAACAGATGCCGATT ACTTAGTCTTGGAGCTCTAA